The sequence below is a genomic window from Lytechinus variegatus isolate NC3 chromosome 3, Lvar_3.0, whole genome shotgun sequence.
ATACACAATGGGGGCAGGAGGCACTCCCTCTTGacaaaattttgatgacatttttgcTTTTAAAAGTTTTAAGAAATCATTTGGATGGTTTGTTTTGGAAACTGGTGAcctttgaccattttttttattgtcagaATCTTTTAATGGGAAAGTGCTACTGCAATGTACATTGACTTGACattcaactttttttattataagaaaatgTTTCCCCTCTTTTCGAGACTCCCTGGTATGAAACTGTTTACACCCTTTGAGAGTACAACTGATGttattatgatgatacaaattACATTTTGATTATTGTAATTGTAAGCACCCATCCTCATTCTATCATGCAACAGAAGTGAATTTCTAAATTGTTTGTGGAAGAAGAGCTTGTGTTACAAAAATAGTAAACCTTAATattcagctacatgtacagtacatgtatcacaactaagcctgagtcatatcaattatttgaaaaccggtgttcgacagtcTTAATTcaatcgaacatcgatgcatcgaatttTGAAGGCAGGGCATATCGAgtcattttttttgctccggCCGTCGCGTCGATTCGCTATGCACGCACTGCATGGCATGCACTGATGGTATGCACTGGCCGGGCGAGTGCACAAGCAGACGACAGAGCAAagtatgtttgtattttccatgatcacaaaacacaaaaaaaaacctggGGACCaatgcagaattcttcccaaaatatctttaacaaaacatgtttgcagatgataacaaattttaaaatgaaacaatattaaagacatgaatgacgcagagtcgatccgaatgattttcagTCAACTAGTATTCGCAGTCCAAACTCGCACACACCAGccccgtacactcactctccccaAACGACAAGCGTGCTTGCCAGCGCCAGCCAGCAGAGAGcactgtaacttgcctgagattgtttAATATCTTTAACAAAACatgtttgcagatgacaacaaattttaaaatgaaacaatattaaagacatgaatgacgcagagtcgatccgaatgattttcagTCAACTAGTATTCGCAGTCCAAACTCGCACACACCAGccccgtacactcactctccccaAACGACAAGCGTGCTTGCCAGCGCCAGCCAGcagagagcgctgtaacttgcctgagattgtgtagttggcgGGCTAGTTGGATCCAAAACGAGCTCCAAATTGATGGAAttatacgtaattttctctggatggtcatttgaattggtattcaatgctgataacgattgtgaggaaagattgtggaatatgagttatgacgatgttcgaaaTTAATCCTGATATGATaatccatttttcattttagaCACTGGAGCTTGCGATTGAAATAAATTCGAATGTCTCGGATCgagctttaaattcatataaattattattggatgttaaataattatgatttaataaGAATTCATATGTTTATATGGGAGCCTTAAATAAGCATATTTATACTCAAcgatttgatgataaaagtaaacactttactaacaagaatatatatatatatgtatatgatattgctggacatcaaaatgcctaagcagatacctattcatgagcataaatgtttaatgtttcatttgtgaactgatgagcttaatttctttacatgtgtttgcatactgtgactTAAGTCAAGATTAGGATTagggcactcattcaatgaacaaggttatattaccTGGATTAGATTTAGGGTGTGCGGAAAACATGTCATCATGGTCATGCTCATGGCGGGATTTACTTGagatttttgtgatattttcttcatGGTTAAAAATCTTTAGAAATAGAAtaggcattatcgtgatataggtaaccaccattcacttcatacagcagcgctttattcagttgcacgcacggttccctatttccacttgttcactgctaccatctggcctgtggagaatctacaggtaggactatggtatgccaatgctgtatagagcacacactttaaaaaatcattaaaatatcacttttgtgaccaaaattactaatttccatacagtttgtttttatttatcattagtaatgtgggaataatttttgtattcaccagagcgctcaaaaacttgaattttgggcatatttttgtgtacgccctctattggtggaaagtaatatggcaagaaaattttcattttttgatctctatttttaattaagaaaaaatgatataaagtcatcaaatttaaataagagccaagcagtatgaattaacaggtctaatggaaactgtcagtgtaaaaaaatcaagcatttgccccaaagaaaaagagaaaataagccaaacattgccacccttattttgtcacacatggagatataactgagaacaaggttatattataaccttgttcattgaatgagtgcctatttccacctccattcactttgtacacaaatgcgcatacacaaatctatgagtggtttccaaaaccacgatttggccataGAATATTTACCACAAATTTGTGAAAGATTATTtgttaaaacattaaaattagCATAGTTTTTAtcgtttgtaaacaaagtgcgtaggCATCATactgcctacatgtacataccggTACACTGCACTGCTGCCGGTGCCGAATTATGCAGCCACAGCCACGGGCCAACAAGTTCACAACACAATGCTGCAGCCTGCACTATTCCAGCTGCACAGCACTCACTCAGAGTCAGATCACTGATTAACAACACTATTAAACAGCAactaattttctttaacttaCCGACTGATCGGAATCCCATAACGGCAATTTGTCGCGCTTTGGTATCAGGAGGCatctttgaaatattatatacaattataatattacataaaatgaataatattacataaaatgGATCTGTTTGCAGCAGGATTCGTGGGTCACAGAACAGGATTTTCTCGTGCACAAACGATAAAGTTTTCTTAGACTACCTTTCAGACTTCGCAATATATAacgtagaccaaaagcttcggtctctgttatgttggttgttcagctgaactccgttggctttcactcaccaaatacagaggagaaaaaaaatgtttaaaaaaatcctcgaaacagacggctgccagctgtctatatACGATGACAATTTTTACTTGTCTAGAACTTGGAAGATGTCGGCAGCCCCTCCCCGGCCCCGTCCCCAGCATTCCCTGCCTTGATTTTACACTCAtccttctatttctttcttcttacttactttctctctttctttattccaGTTTCTCCCTTTTCGTTGTTACTGTATATAGGACTATATGTATTGGCGCCGCGCGTGCATCGATCGATCATGATGCCCCACCCCCACAGAGCTAGGATTTGGCCGCTTTTGATACTgcaaaaataaaggggaaaagggagaaagaaaggaaaggaaaaggataAGAATGAATATCCCGGGGCCACttcatgcgcgaccaaaaaaaacatgtaaatatgaTGTCTTTTTCATGCAAGATAGGCCGGTACGGGGGCACGTGCGTtatacgtacgtaacgtaataaaggtgtcaaaaacagtaaaataattataaaagggGGATAAAAGGGCAtgtctatttcgctaggaaagctacgtgtttaagGTCAAATTTAAAAATACCAAAAAGAAACTATTATATAAAGGATAAATTGCCCCAACAGTCAACagtacgtgtttagagtcctatttacCCGAGGTGTGGGAGGTGCACTGGAGCGTATATAagcccaatgatgtaggtaaaggtgaCGCCCGTGACAttaaatatcgctgtacttgttaaggggttcaattcagggaatacttaaTTGCCAAgtgtatcgttttgtttccaatactttttaagggtagggtttcacaggCCAATACGGTTAtggggtgcattttcaaaaaatacGTTTTTAGTGTGCTTTTCGGGACCCATGGTCGCGCattgtatccactcgtcaatggatgtgccccccccccccccccggatgaaTATTAAAGAGATGATGTGGAAACGGAAAGGGATCGATATAGGCCCTATAGGGCTACAATAACTGTGAGACAGAAATATATTaacggtcaagtccacctcagaaaaatgttgatttgaatcaatagagaaaaatcagacaagcataatgctgaaaatttcataaatcaaatcggatgtaaagtaagaaagttatgacattttaaagtttcgattatattgttcacaaaatagttatatgcacagtTTAGTGACATGAGagaatgagagaatcgatggacggtgtccctcactcactatttctttcgcttttttttttttgaatcatatttcaatttttacacggtttgacaataaagaccaacttgactgaaacataaaatgttaaacaatggaaATTCCACACTTCAGGGCGAAACAAACTTTGTTTCGCAggataatgaggagaaaattagaatacatCATAtctcatacaataaaatacaaacgaaatACTGCGTGTGTGATGTcgtcagttccctcatttgcaaaccgaccaggatgtgaatataactgaaactaagcgaaacttaaatttgtcataactttcttattttccatcaaattttcagtattctgcttgttggaattttctcttAATCCActtttggttggggtggacttgtcctttaatcattttgaaattcctCAAATCAGAAGGgacgtggggggggggtcatgcgAGAAATAATAATGGGGATAAGGAAAGTCAAGAAATTAGGGAAATATTAGGTGCTAAACATAATGTCAAAATCTCTAatagaatttcattttcaaaagctttaggccaatattttcttgattgcTTCGCTCTCTCTGGACTTTTCAGAAATTTGCCATATATATTTGCCCCTTCACAATGTTTAGTCACTTATGCATGGGTTTTACGCCACTGCGTAATTATGTGCGGTTAGGCTAAATAGCCCCGAAAATGGCTGAATCTCGATCTTTAAAGGCAAGTcgacctcagaaaaatgttgattttgatcaacagagaaaaatcagacaagcacaatgctaaaaaaaatcatccaaaccggatgtaaaaaaaaagaaagttaagacattttgaagtttcgctatACATTTATGTGCACGATTCAGtcacatgaaaatgagagaatcgatgatgacCCCACTcacttattcttttttaattgcttgaattatttttttagaggtcctagacaattttaatttttacagattttacaataaggaccaatAGTGCAAGGGTCGCGCTTCAGCCCCTTTTCTCCGCCCGCTTCAgcccactttttttccaaaaccgtgcaTGTACACAAAACGAAAAAATTactattgtgattttttgcatagactgagtccccccccccctactttgaaaaccgttccgcggcccctaacaatgaaatgttaaacaatggtaaatCCACATGTTTAGGAAGAAAGTAAAACTTTCACAGCTATATAGCACAATGAATTAcaatttttcataattcatgtaataaaaaaaatagtgagtgatatcattAGTTCCCTCATATTAATTTGCATaacgaccaggatgtgcatataggctattttgtgaaattaagcgaaatttaagAATGTTAtaactatcttattttattccgatttgatgaaattttcagtgttgtgcttgtatgattttttctctttactTAAATCAACTTTTGATGGATCTCGAGAATTTCGAGAATCGGCATTCAAAAGCCCTGGACACCACACTAATAGCACTCAAgggtttctttctttcttcttgttttttttctttctttcgttctttctttctttcaaaatttctttattctttcaaaatttcgcttcattctacagtgcgtatcaaaaaaaagtttacacttataaaaagtcctgtaaaattatacatttgtatataatatcctgaagattttttgacattttaactttggtacaggtccatttaagcatatgaatatatatctgtcgaaaaatatttccgcttgagtgagcaccacttaggGAAAAATGCcagtgaaaatgatttgaagatatcttttaccttttgttAGCTTTTTCCTTGCCCAAGAACACTTCGAAGTGTGCCAttgcaccccaccccactcccccacacatcgtgacgatatttgctttacactgagctgtgattttcatgaaatggctTGGGCcgctgattttcattttgtcaatcattgtcaagcttgggaaaagtgtagagaaacaagtgaaaaattaaatgtaaacccacttgaAATGATAAAACTTATTGAAAACAtgttggagatgtctgatataagtttttgtttagatttagttatgtcctgaGATCAAGATGGTAGGTATAAAAAGGGTAAGGTTGTGCTTAAgtgttaaaatgttaatttaggtttgcaaaattgttacagaatGCTTGCATGTATCTGTTTTACTTCAATTGACTCAAAGTGCAaagaaaatgtatgagaaatgtttcgcaggatATGTTTAATTTCGCCCTGTCCCCTTggcacagcgtgaaaacaagtgcatttctgcgcaaaaaaaaaaatctgcgagCTTCACAAAAATCACAGTGCTCAttaagtgtaacattctgtcaaaatgtttactttcattggatagatgagacccaaacccaagaatatatgtgaaaaaattaccaacataatttatatttttttaattcccatggctttttcaaagtgtaaacttattttgatacgcactgtatataacaGTTATTCACATCCTGGATAGCATGAGGggattgatgacatcacaaactctctatttttttgcttttgattttattacatgaaatgtgtaatatttcaattttctcctcGATCAGTAGCGTACCAACCagcgcacccccccccccccctccatacaACATGACGAGCCCGCGCCCGAGCCTTGCCACATGTAGTTTTTATgtcaaaatagaaaatacacTAATTGCAGTTTAGGTCTTAAAATAGACTACAACACGTATGCATATGGATAGCACACAGGCCTAGATTGATTCGTAAATGTTAAAGATTTTCAGTGGCTGTGCAAACCACCATAAAAACTGTGTACCGGTATGTGAACAGTCTGtaaagtctcctcatacaatTTGCTGGACTAATCAGGACGTTAGATATACTACTCATTGAGGTGAGTTTCTTATATACCGGTATGTTAAATTGGTATTAAGCCAGGCATTGTACGAAACGACGGGAATTTTGGTCGACCGCCTCCGCCGCACGCCTCGGGCTCGGCTCGACTCACATACCGTACATGTACGTGTAGTCGGACACAGCCACAGAGCTAGAGCAGAGTTGCGGCCGCGGTCCACAGGTGACTGtgcactgccccccccccccgggccgggggggggggcactcagtatataatgcatagatGCCACAGTGTAGTGGGTATGTCActgctatgcgtgagattttctgtgaatctgagtgagatcacagacattgtgtacggTACAATTATGGGGATAGGCTTTgatgatagttgcgtgagacagacagagatttgaggggatgaacaagagtccaaaatgcttgagtctcacacATAAtgtgtgagacttggtagctctgtatgTACCCCGGAGTGAACCCCCATCTTTTcactcaaatttccattccaaggcatagcatttttgtgttattgaggaaaaagaagaaagaaatccacTCTGAaacttcgcatatttttcgttacgctgTTCTGGTCACATTGatctacaatgagctgcaattttggtgaaaagcgacCGCTTAGCGCTGTctgaccatcgcctctgcgcgagcgaGCGCACCTGGCGGAGgctgcgctagctgcatcatgcacgtaTGCCTGTACCAAGGACCTCCGATTTCACAAACATTTCtagttccgaggaccctcctttttttAAGCCTGCTCCAAGgtccccgttttttgtctcgcccgcggcaggcacacccctaccactgtttgggtcgagtgcccccccccccagtgcaCTGCACAGGCCTCTGGCCATGCCTGGCCCTTGCACCATTGGCGTTGCTGTAGTGAGTGCGGGTACGGAATTTaatctattttcatttggtctaatatgtAACTCTGATCAAATGCCGATTCGTCCAATTGTCAACTCatctatcatttggtctactcaGTTCGTCCGATATAGACATAGAAGTCTACTTCCCATTTTGTCTAAATTTTTAGCCATGTATTTGTTATAACTTGTAATTATTATACTGATGGAAATGTTAAATTGACTAAATAGATCTATATAAATCagtgtgatgtacatgtaggatatgGTTTAGGAATAGGATCAACAcctatttaaaggggaagttcaccctgaagaaaactttgttgtaaaaatagcagaaaaaatagtaaaaaatattggtgaaggtttgaggaaaatccgttaaagagtaagaaagttattagagttcaaaattttggatttgtgacgtcataaacgagcagctgtcccatgtgttatgtaatataaaatgtatgaatttcaaattttgtatggttcgtgatgacttaattttgttttcttttcatgatcgggtgtgaaatgatttgtctattgatatacaaaagttacagtgaaaaccattttcaattttctgagaaaatgacatttcattgatttttttaccattcgctatgtaggaatgctgctcgcatatgacatcacaaattaaataattgaaattctaataactttttgattatttgatgaatttttctcaaaccttcggcaatattttttattattttttctgctatttttacaataaactttttgtcagggtgaacttcccctttaaatgtcatctctttcaaaatatttactgCTATTTCTCGAGAACCTGAACAATAATATGCTAGATCTTGATTACTTCCCTATAAAGGGAAAGAGTGCTTAGGAGAAGGCAACAAATTCCTTCTGATAAAGAACATAGTGAATAGGAGAGACCACTTTTCACAATTTACTCATCAATTTGCCAATTCCATAGTATTGGTGATCTTATTCTCTTTAAACAGCGATatctttgttattccttgtattttccttttaactattgtgtacatgtagctcttgttatttgattttgaattttctgcTCTTATGTCATGAAAATCATTTAACCAAGGTTTGATCTTAATTGAAAATGTAGATTAGCTGTAGATGTAATACAATACGAAGGCATAATTTGTCTGTTTCTTTTCATCATTGCAGATTAGAAGGGATATAAAATGGCTGTAGCTCCACTTTCACTATTACAAGTGTCATCTGTTTTCAAAAGATGTGGACTGCACATGATTGATAAGACTTTGAGCCTGAATTCCTTAAAGGGCAGAAGATGGAATACAGTTATACCATGGGAAGTATCTTTCTTAGATGTTAAGTCAAGGATGGAACAGCTTTACTCCACTCCTTGTCTTCTAAGAACTACTCGTGGGACCATGCAATTGTCACACAGACATTTTTCTCAACCACCCTGGCAAGTTTGGCCCTTGGGCAAACTTGACCCTCCTAAGAAGAAACATTTGAAAGAACCCACTCATTCATCAGCTGTCTCTGTTCTGGATCTTGATACCCACACAGTGTCCTTTCTTGGTAGACTTCATGATGCAGAAACCCAAACAGAGGTTATGGCAGTCCTTCAAGAGGGTGGGAATGACCTATCTACTGTGCACTATGCTCGTGCTCTTGCAAGACTTGCTGATATTGTCCATGAGCAAAAGCAGGAAGAAGGCCTTGTAAAAAGTACCATACATGGAGCTCCTGTTTTATATGATTCACGGTTCAAACATCTTTGCCATTTAGTTCTCCAACATTCCCGGCACCTAGGAAATGATTTATTTGTAGACACACTGGAAGCATTGCAGAAACTGAAAATTCCTCTGAAGAGCAGCATGATGTACACATTTCTAGTGCAAGCTGAACAGCGGGTCAATACATTCAATGTCGCAGAACTAGCCCAGTTTGCAGGTGTTTTGAGTCGATATCATTATCATAGGAATGCTAGGGTGCAAGCCTTGGTTAATGCAGTTGGTCTCTTGACACCACAACTTATTAATGATTTAAGAAACTTACACCACACCCTTACCCTTATTACAGTAGTGGGCACTTCACTGGACAGTGTATCTCGAGGTAGAATCGCCAACATGCTTCTTGCCATATTAGCTGCAGATGAAGACCGTTCACTGAAGGACATTTCTCAGGCTGTCTTAGCTCTTCATAAGATTGACTATAAGGTAGACATCCTCCTGGAATTAGCATGCCCAGTGCTGACTCATAATATGGCAGATCTATCAGACTCTGATCTTTACCATCTGCTGTGTGCATTCAGTGGTTTGGGCCATGCTGATCAGGACTTCTTTGAAGTAGCATCAGAGAGAATCCTTGAAGACATTGACAAGTGGAGTCCTACATGGTTGATCAATGTTGCCAAAGCATTCAGTGTTGCTGAGATGGAAGCACCTCTTTTGTATGATCGTATTATCAGGAGAGTGATGGATAGTGATGTGAAAAAGCTCAGTCTCTTGGACATGACCAATCTTGTCTGCAGCTTACATGCTCTGGGCCATAGGTAGAGTATTTTGATGATTTGAAGcacaatataaatcatacactTTTCGTATCAGTAgaatttctcattttctcttttattagagagagggaaggggggagggggggcttaTTCAGAGGTTCAAAGCATCACACAGGTTACTGATAGATATCACAGTATCAATAGGGTTTTGGGGGGTTTTAAATCTTGATATATGAAGGCATATTATATTAGGGACAGCACTAAGAGTTAATATGTTACGGTACTTTTTACCGGATGTTTGTCAGATGAATGTTGATACACTTTCCTGTTACAccatgtaaaataaattatgtaatgaATGATCTATGCTGGTGACCTAATGGACAAATTATTCagtcaaattttcaattttttcacaatttttcaagGCCTCCATCCAGCTGGGACTTCGGAAACTTTGTCACCAAGGCTACAGGATCTTTGATAGCTGATACTTCTAGGTTATCGTATGCAGACTGTAGGACTGTCTTGTCTCTAGCTCATTCTCTAGCATCCGTGGGCTACTTTCCTTCAGATCTGTGGCAGTTTCTCACCAGTAGAAAGTTTGCCAACTGGTTTATGATGGTCAAAGGTATGAAATTTAACCCTGAATTATAATATaaaggaatatacatgtattttatatctTGGTAGTTCACagttttaaagtaattcattcATATAGATGTAAGGGTTTTTATGCATCCACCCACTGTTAGTGGTTGTCAGAGGCATTGTTTCCAGTTACTTGTAGTCCGTCTGTCCATCTGGTTTTAATTCTCCAAATAATTAAAGAACCTTGTAAGGGATCAACTCAAAATTTGGGTTGTCTATAATTCAATGTACATGTGCATATGATATTAAAAGGAGTGACATCGATCTGATTatttaggaagaaaaaaatcacacaggCCATTGTGTATGTTTTATCCTTGTGATTACTAGAGAATTGTTTAATCTAATCAAATTTGTCTCATGCATGCATATGGGAGTAATATCTGATCTGATTTGGGGTCTAAGGTCATAGAGGCCTT
It includes:
- the LOC121411239 gene encoding uncharacterized protein LOC121411239; the protein is MAVAPLSLLQVSSVFKRCGLHMIDKTLSLNSLKGRRWNTVIPWEVSFLDVKSRMEQLYSTPCLLRTTRGTMQLSHRHFSQPPWQVWPLGKLDPPKKKHLKEPTHSSAVSVLDLDTHTVSFLGRLHDAETQTEVMAVLQEGGNDLSTVHYARALARLADIVHEQKQEEGLVKSTIHGAPVLYDSRFKHLCHLVLQHSRHLGNDLFVDTLEALQKLKIPLKSSMMYTFLVQAEQRVNTFNVAELAQFAGVLSRYHYHRNARVQALVNAVGLLTPQLINDLRNLHHTLTLITVVGTSLDSVSRGRIANMLLAILAADEDRSLKDISQAVLALHKIDYKVDILLELACPVLTHNMADLSDSDLYHLLCAFSGLGHADQDFFEVASERILEDIDKWSPTWLINVAKAFSVAEMEAPLLYDRIIRRVMDSDVKKLSLLDMTNLVCSLHALGHRPPSSWDFGNFVTKATGSLIADTSRLSYADCRTVLSLAHSLASVGYFPSDLWQFLTSRKFANWFMMVKDGKEYKNMVGDIKVLSELLKDSHLDAADMWAVDIEKLLPLQ